One genomic region from Salvia hispanica cultivar TCC Black 2014 chromosome 2, UniMelb_Shisp_WGS_1.0, whole genome shotgun sequence encodes:
- the LOC125207730 gene encoding zinc finger CCCH domain-containing protein 56-like, translated as MAYRRENRVSSGDVVDVLSGSSRNPVNESWESDQAVWATEDEYGMWNGEASFDTNSNSSYDGACAGSEPPSKRSRGSNTGDGAASNRSKAIGKMFYKTKLCCKFRAGTCPYVTNCNFAHSVEELRKPPDNWQEIVAAHEEERASSSEPREEFQIPIVGVSDETQRSYKGRHCKKFYTEEGCPYGENCTFLHDEQSKARESVAISLGPGSGNGNCNTNGNGGGSASGPTLKPSNWKTRICNKWELTGYCPFGSKCHFAHGAAELHNYSGGPTDLEAKNLSTPDAKQPVRTPADSFVAALPHAEGYHLGIRPQRLSNTIQRSGQRPNQKWKGPDKISKIYGDWIDDL; from the exons ATGGCTTATCGTCGTGAGAATCGAGTATCTAGTGGCGATGTGGTTGATGTTCTATCTGGGAGCTCTCGGAATCCTGTCAATGAGAGTTGGGAATCCGATCAAGCAGTTTGGGCCACGGAGGATGAATATGGGATGTGGAATGGAGAAGCCTCTTTTGACACCAATTCAAACTCGAGCTACGATGGGGCTTGTGCAGGAAGTGAGCCACCGAGTAAGAGATCAAGGGGTTCCAATACAGGAGACGGGGCAGCTTCTAACCGCTCGAAGGCCATTGgaaagatgttttacaaaacTAAACTGTGTTGCAAATTCCGGGCAGGGACTTGTCCGTATGTCACCAATTGTAATTTCGCGCACAGTGTTGAGGAGCTCAGGAAACCACCTGATAATTGGCAAGAAATTGTGGCCGCACATGAGGAGGAACGAGCATCATCATCTGAGCCGAGGGAGGAGTTTCAGATCCCTATTGTTGGGGTCAGTGATGAGACGCAGAGGTCTTATAAAGGAAGGCACTGCAAGAAGTTCTACACTGAGGAAGGATGCCCTTATGGGGAGAACTGCACTTTCCTTCATGATGAGCAGTCCAAGGCCCGAGAAAGTGTGGCTATAAGCTTGGGCCCGGGCAGTGGCAATGGAAACTGCAACACCAATGGCAATGGTGGTGGCAGTGCGAGTGGACCAACCTTGAAGCCATCGAATTGGAAAACGAGGATTTGTAACAAATGGGAGCTTACTGGATACTGCCCTTTTGGAAGCAAATGCCACTTTGCTCATGGTGCTGCAG AACTACACAACTACAGTGGCGGGCCAACTGACTTGGAAGCTAAAAATCTGTCAACTCCCGATGCCAAACAACCGGTGAGAACACCGGCTGATAGTTTCGTTGCAGCTCTTCCTCATGCCGAAGGCTATCATTTGGGAATCCGGCCCCAGAGACTGTCCAACACGATACAGAGAAGTGGACAGAGACCTAATCAGAAATGGAAAGGCCCAGATAAGATTAGCAAGATATATGGTGACTGGATCGATGACCTCTAG